In Halorientalis sp. LT38, a genomic segment contains:
- a CDS encoding cation:proton antiporter produces MTLLTDAMLAAAGAFVLLSIVIVYRIVRGPTMQDRVVAANVVGTNTVVVIALLAAAFDAPGYLDIALVYALLNFLMSIAISKFTVERGGVM; encoded by the coding sequence GTGACGCTCCTGACCGACGCGATGCTCGCGGCCGCGGGCGCGTTCGTCCTCCTCTCGATCGTCATCGTCTACCGGATCGTTCGCGGCCCGACGATGCAGGACCGGGTCGTCGCGGCCAACGTGGTCGGGACGAACACGGTGGTCGTCATCGCCTTGCTCGCCGCGGCCTTCGACGCCCCCGGTTACCTCGACATCGCGCTGGTCTATGCGCTGTTGAACTTCCTGATGAGCATCGCCATCTCGAAGTTCACCGTCGAACGCGGGGGTGTGATGTAG
- a CDS encoding endonuclease/exonuclease/phosphatase family protein: protein MTSQEREGWDPLRVMSYNVRYPSQGSGKHAWDNRREPVTTTIRFHRPDVVGLQEAHRSQVDDFRTGLPGFEWLDAGRAGPDTYGDHPALGFRSERFTLEVDGSFWLSETPDAPGRGWDAALSRKVRFVRLRDEVADRSLYHFNTHFDHRGVTARRESALLLRQRIHEIAAGSPVVVTGDLNCRPGTEPYRLLTDDSAADGRPLRDTAAIATLPPHGPATSMTTFTNLVPEKKIDYVFVDPETAATQHGICSDTYENGRYPSDHLPVLADVVPDDA, encoded by the coding sequence GTGACCTCCCAGGAGCGCGAGGGATGGGACCCCCTGCGCGTCATGTCGTACAACGTCCGGTACCCCTCGCAAGGGAGCGGGAAGCACGCCTGGGACAACCGTCGGGAACCGGTGACGACGACGATCCGGTTCCATCGGCCGGACGTCGTCGGCCTGCAGGAGGCCCATCGATCGCAGGTCGACGATTTCCGGACGGGGCTGCCGGGGTTCGAGTGGCTGGACGCCGGGCGCGCGGGGCCGGACACCTACGGTGATCACCCGGCGCTGGGCTTCCGGAGTGAGCGGTTCACGCTCGAGGTCGACGGTTCGTTCTGGCTCTCGGAGACGCCGGACGCGCCGGGCCGGGGCTGGGACGCGGCGCTGTCCCGGAAGGTGCGATTCGTCCGGCTCCGCGACGAGGTGGCGGACCGGTCCCTGTACCACTTCAATACCCACTTCGACCACCGCGGCGTGACGGCGAGACGCGAGAGCGCCCTGCTCCTGCGGCAGCGCATCCACGAGATCGCTGCCGGCAGCCCGGTCGTCGTGACGGGGGACCTCAACTGTCGGCCGGGAACGGAACCATACCGGCTTCTAACGGACGATTCGGCGGCCGACGGTCGGCCGCTCCGTGACACGGCTGCGATCGCGACCTTACCCCCGCACGGGCCGGCGACGAGCATGACGACGTTCACCAACCTCGTCCCGGAGAAGAAGATCGACTACGTGTTCGTCGATCCGGAGACGGCGGCCACCCAACACGGCATCTGCTCGGACACGTACGAAAACGGACGCTACCCGTCGGATCACCTGCCGGTGCTCGCGGACGTCGTTCCGGACGACGCCTGA
- a CDS encoding glycosyltransferase encodes MSRSLGVVIPAYRPDVERVAAYVDAIAERLDPAVIRIELDDPDERDLERLADLPVEIGVVPYRRGKGAAVTAGFEALSTDALVFLDADGSTGPESAAAVVDPVLSGDADLSVGSRRHPEATVSDHQTTARRWLGNAFAWLARRLLDAKLFDYQCGAKAITREGWTQVREHIYEAGFAWDIELVAMAAAFDLRIEEVPITWEDKPGSTVEPVRTSLRMAWALFTARHRVQQVRDSRLHTAIADRRTDEEALIDRR; translated from the coding sequence ATGAGTCGGTCCCTGGGTGTCGTCATCCCCGCCTACCGCCCGGACGTGGAGCGAGTGGCCGCCTACGTCGACGCCATCGCCGAACGGCTCGACCCCGCGGTGATCCGCATCGAGCTCGACGACCCGGACGAGCGTGACCTCGAACGGCTCGCGGACCTGCCGGTCGAGATCGGCGTGGTCCCCTACCGCCGCGGGAAGGGCGCGGCCGTCACCGCCGGGTTCGAGGCCCTCTCGACCGACGCGCTGGTCTTTCTCGACGCCGACGGGAGCACTGGCCCCGAGTCGGCCGCCGCCGTGGTCGATCCGGTGCTCTCCGGCGATGCAGACCTCTCGGTCGGGAGTCGCCGCCACCCCGAGGCGACGGTGTCGGACCACCAGACCACGGCCCGCCGGTGGCTGGGCAACGCCTTCGCCTGGCTCGCCCGGCGGTTGCTCGACGCGAAACTGTTCGATTACCAGTGCGGCGCGAAAGCGATCACGCGCGAGGGGTGGACGCAGGTGCGCGAACACATCTACGAGGCGGGGTTCGCCTGGGACATCGAACTCGTGGCGATGGCCGCCGCCTTCGACCTCCGGATCGAGGAGGTCCCGATCACCTGGGAGGACAAGCCCGGCTCGACGGTCGAACCGGTGCGGACCTCGCTCCGGATGGCCTGGGCGCTGTTCACCGCCCGCCACCGGGTTCAGCAGGTCCGAGACAGCCGACTGCACACCGCGATCGCCGACCGCCGGACCGACGAGGAGGCGTTGATCGATAGACGATGA
- the hpt gene encoding hypoxanthine/guanine phosphoribosyltransferase, which yields MDRLQESLRDAPIIEKDGYHYFVHPISDGVPMLRPELLREIVIKIIRKAELEDVDKIVTPAAMGIHISTAVSLMTDIPLVVVRKRQYGLDGEVSLSQVTGYSESEMYVNDVYEGDRVLLLDDVLSTGGTLNALTGALEEIGADVVDVVAVIKKVGGENKIEDSEYDVKTLINVDVVDGEVVVVDEYGDG from the coding sequence ATGGACCGCTTGCAGGAGTCGCTTCGTGACGCCCCGATCATCGAGAAGGACGGCTATCACTACTTCGTCCACCCGATCAGCGACGGCGTCCCGATGCTGCGCCCCGAGTTGCTCCGGGAGATCGTCATCAAGATCATCCGGAAGGCCGAGCTCGAGGACGTCGACAAGATCGTCACACCGGCGGCGATGGGCATCCACATCTCGACCGCCGTCTCGCTGATGACCGACATCCCGCTGGTCGTCGTGCGCAAGCGCCAGTACGGCCTCGACGGGGAGGTCTCGCTCTCGCAGGTCACCGGCTACTCCGAGAGCGAGATGTACGTCAACGACGTCTACGAGGGCGACCGCGTCCTCCTGCTCGACGACGTGCTCTCGACCGGCGGGACGCTCAACGCCCTGACCGGCGCGCTCGAGGAGATCGGCGCGGACGTCGTCGACGTCGTCGCCGTCATCAAGAAGGTCGGCGGGGAGAACAAGATCGAAGACTCCGAGTACGACGTCAAGACGCTCATCAACGTCGACGTGGTCGACGGCGAGGTCGTCGTCGTCGACGAGTACGGCGACGGCTGA
- a CDS encoding DUF2298 domain-containing protein codes for MEFLLVALWLGMFLALLLAGLPIADALCGSLADRGAGVALVCSFTVLWLVAFWVGRVSLSVAAPAGVVVLALLVGGLVYRRGVSVDRRVVAETVGVFTLAFLFFVAVRAVDPAVHPSGGEKFLDFGLVQSLLRAETLPPEDMWFAGEPVSYYYGGHLLTALLARLTMTEARFAYNLALSGFFAAFVTAAYGLAGSVAASRDSPRWVGGLLGAFFVGFASNLSTPLRLVAAVLPDGLAGFFAGLAGVEIDGLAAGVGQFDYWDASRIIEGTINEFPLFAWLNGDLHAHMMSPPFLLLAAAILLSYYLTPAEAIRRRRLLVFGALPPIAGLVAVVNTWSFPSVAGLTVLTVLFAPADARTLLPAGVAARLRPDDWRLAEGATLSAALVAGVAVVLGGLLLSAPFWLSAASGRELALFPDRSALGPLVLVHGTFLLVFVPYLLRHALPRARRRGRIVVMFLLVAVLAVLSEAAAVALLAPLVGVGWVLLRWDHLPVGPGSETSSRTAATEREPTAVVGHDGGEAVAADSDSDSPDRSLSDGGLPGLGFETVLLIAGAGLVLLVEFVYVNEQAGPGRMNTVFKTYAQVWALWAVAAGAALAHLLWQHRPDLSLSGGRWKPAFQVFAVLLLASTSVYGVLALTSHATSDSAVARTENPTLDATAFVETTHADEAPAIRWIGDLEGRQTIVTVPGNYVWDRGRNGGSSAPSSLTGVPTVLGWHHEVGYRGQEAYDRRAEDVRDIYSGDQETSAALLAKYDVSYVYVGPAERATYNRIRIDEIEGVTVAKEWDAVTIYEVDQSRLGA; via the coding sequence ATGGAGTTTCTGCTCGTCGCCCTGTGGCTGGGGATGTTCCTGGCCCTCCTCCTGGCCGGACTCCCCATCGCCGACGCGCTGTGCGGATCGCTGGCAGACCGCGGGGCCGGCGTCGCCCTCGTCTGCTCGTTCACCGTGCTATGGCTCGTCGCCTTCTGGGTCGGGCGCGTCTCGCTCTCCGTCGCGGCCCCGGCCGGCGTCGTCGTCCTCGCGCTGCTCGTCGGTGGCCTCGTCTACCGCCGCGGCGTGTCGGTCGACCGCCGCGTCGTCGCCGAGACAGTCGGCGTCTTCACGCTCGCCTTCCTGTTTTTCGTCGCCGTCCGGGCGGTCGATCCGGCCGTCCACCCCAGCGGCGGCGAGAAGTTCCTCGACTTCGGCCTCGTCCAGTCGCTGCTGCGCGCCGAGACGCTCCCGCCCGAGGACATGTGGTTCGCCGGCGAGCCGGTGAGCTACTACTACGGCGGCCACCTGCTCACCGCGCTGCTGGCCCGGCTGACGATGACCGAGGCCCGCTTCGCGTACAACCTCGCTCTCTCGGGCTTTTTCGCCGCGTTCGTCACCGCGGCCTACGGGCTCGCCGGCTCCGTCGCGGCCAGTCGGGACAGCCCCCGCTGGGTCGGCGGCCTGCTCGGCGCCTTCTTCGTCGGCTTCGCGAGCAACCTCTCGACGCCCCTTCGACTGGTCGCCGCCGTCCTGCCCGACGGACTCGCCGGCTTCTTCGCCGGGCTGGCCGGCGTCGAGATCGACGGGCTCGCCGCCGGCGTCGGCCAGTTCGACTACTGGGACGCCAGCCGGATCATCGAGGGGACGATCAACGAGTTCCCCCTGTTCGCGTGGCTCAACGGCGACCTGCACGCCCACATGATGAGCCCGCCCTTCCTCCTGCTGGCCGCGGCGATCCTGCTATCGTACTACCTGACGCCGGCCGAAGCGATCCGCCGACGACGGCTACTGGTGTTCGGCGCGCTCCCACCCATCGCCGGACTGGTTGCGGTCGTCAACACCTGGTCGTTCCCCTCCGTCGCCGGGCTGACCGTGTTGACGGTCCTCTTCGCACCTGCCGACGCGCGAACCTTGCTGCCGGCGGGCGTGGCCGCGCGTCTCCGCCCGGACGACTGGCGGCTGGCGGAGGGCGCGACGCTCTCGGCCGCGCTGGTCGCCGGCGTCGCCGTCGTCCTCGGCGGCTTGCTCCTCTCGGCGCCGTTCTGGCTGAGCGCGGCCAGCGGCCGGGAACTCGCGCTGTTTCCGGACCGGAGCGCGCTGGGGCCGCTCGTGCTCGTCCACGGCACCTTCCTGCTCGTGTTCGTCCCGTACCTGCTCCGGCACGCCCTCCCGCGTGCGCGGCGGCGCGGCCGCATCGTCGTCATGTTCCTGCTGGTCGCCGTCCTCGCCGTCCTGAGCGAGGCGGCCGCGGTGGCACTGCTCGCTCCGCTCGTCGGGGTCGGCTGGGTCCTGCTCCGCTGGGACCACCTGCCAGTCGGACCCGGGAGCGAAACGTCGAGTCGAACGGCCGCGACCGAGCGCGAACCGACTGCGGTGGTCGGTCACGACGGGGGCGAGGCGGTGGCGGCGGACTCCGACTCGGACTCCCCGGACCGGTCGCTGTCGGACGGCGGGCTCCCCGGCCTCGGCTTCGAGACGGTGTTGCTGATCGCCGGGGCGGGGCTGGTCCTGCTCGTCGAGTTCGTCTACGTCAACGAGCAGGCGGGGCCGGGGCGGATGAACACGGTGTTCAAGACCTACGCGCAGGTGTGGGCGCTGTGGGCCGTCGCCGCCGGGGCGGCGCTCGCACATCTCCTCTGGCAACACCGTCCCGACCTGTCGCTCAGCGGCGGGCGCTGGAAGCCCGCCTTCCAGGTGTTCGCCGTTCTCCTGCTGGCCTCCACGTCGGTCTACGGCGTGCTGGCCCTCACGAGCCACGCCACCAGCGACTCGGCCGTGGCACGAACCGAGAATCCGACGCTCGACGCCACCGCGTTCGTCGAGACGACCCACGCCGACGAGGCCCCGGCGATCCGGTGGATCGGGGACCTCGAAGGCAGACAGACCATCGTCACGGTCCCTGGCAACTACGTCTGGGACCGCGGGCGCAACGGGGGGTCTAGCGCTCCCTCCAGTCTCACCGGGGTCCCGACGGTACTGGGGTGGCACCACGAGGTCGGCTACCGCGGCCAGGAGGCCTACGACCGGCGGGCCGAGGACGTGCGCGACATCTACAGCGGTGACCAGGAGACGAGCGCGGCGCTGCTCGCGAAGTACGACGTGTCGTACGTCTACGTCGGGCCTGCCGAGCGGGCAACGTACAATCGGATCCGGATCGACGAGATCGAGGGCGTGACGGTCGCGAAGGAGTGGGACGCGGTGACGATCTACGAGGTCGACCAGTCGAGGCTGGGCGCCTGA
- a CDS encoding type IV pilin N-terminal domain-containing protein, giving the protein MQLKQLLSDDDAVSPVIGVILMVAITVILAAVIATFVLGLGEQVSTTAPQASFSFQFEEDSGNDYGTLTATHDGGDSIKATELYFRGNSGANSGDSDYNFNDLWSDVIAGSSGYGQTTDGTASGSIGSTSGVTGGDYAEIEQMGTDGQVRLIYEASQGDSSATISTWEGPDA; this is encoded by the coding sequence ATGCAACTGAAACAGTTACTCTCGGACGACGACGCGGTCAGCCCGGTCATCGGCGTGATCCTGATGGTCGCCATTACCGTCATCCTGGCCGCGGTCATCGCGACGTTCGTGCTCGGGCTCGGCGAACAGGTCAGCACCACCGCACCGCAAGCGAGTTTCAGCTTCCAGTTTGAGGAGGACTCAGGCAACGACTACGGGACGCTAACCGCAACTCACGACGGCGGTGACTCCATCAAGGCGACGGAGCTGTACTTCCGTGGAAACTCGGGAGCGAACAGCGGCGATTCCGACTACAATTTCAACGATCTCTGGTCTGACGTGATAGCCGGAAGTTCAGGATACGGGCAAACGACTGACGGTACCGCCAGCGGATCGATTGGTAGTACCAGCGGAGTTACTGGTGGTGACTACGCGGAAATCGAACAGATGGGGACGGACGGTCAGGTCCGACTCATCTACGAGGCCTCGCAGGGCGACTCCTCTGCGACGATCAGCACCTGGGAAGGCCCCGACGCGTAG
- a CDS encoding YihY/virulence factor BrkB family protein yields the protein MVTLSGAATTGKEIARDFSGKNVTFMAAGIAYNAFVSLAPLLLLLLFVTSVVGRDLERRIVEAAEGALPGPIADTFATVFQEGSGYASASIVGIVVLLWGTLKIFRGLDTAFSEIYETEAENSFLDQLIDGTVALVALVLAIVATIGATALFARFAARVPYAGLLSPLIVVAGLVLAFTPMYYRFPDTDVQWRHVLPGVVFAAVGWALLQSLFQVYLAFSSGTAGGVFGGVLVVVTWLYFSGLVLLTGAVINAVLGGHSSGKAGGVGQGAAGYETTRDEDLPPQVFGSYLLGLRADVTDREGATRPRIGHDGVAHYPPADGDVYVVEQTSQTEDAQKWAVSMRWEAPLDDDGDGLPTEASDHRRRPDGTDDAATATD from the coding sequence ATGGTCACCCTGAGTGGCGCAGCGACTACCGGCAAGGAGATCGCCCGCGACTTCTCCGGGAAGAACGTGACGTTCATGGCCGCCGGCATCGCCTACAACGCCTTCGTGTCGCTGGCGCCGCTCCTGTTGCTCTTGCTGTTCGTCACGTCGGTCGTCGGGCGCGACCTCGAACGGCGGATCGTCGAGGCGGCGGAGGGCGCGCTCCCCGGGCCGATCGCGGACACCTTCGCGACGGTGTTCCAGGAGGGATCGGGCTACGCGAGCGCGTCGATCGTCGGGATCGTCGTCCTGCTGTGGGGGACGCTGAAGATCTTCCGCGGGCTCGACACCGCCTTCTCCGAGATCTACGAGACCGAGGCGGAGAACTCCTTTCTCGACCAGCTGATCGACGGCACGGTCGCGCTGGTCGCGCTCGTCCTCGCCATCGTCGCGACGATCGGCGCGACGGCCCTCTTCGCCAGGTTCGCGGCGAGAGTCCCCTACGCCGGCCTGCTCTCGCCACTCATCGTCGTGGCCGGCCTCGTCCTCGCCTTCACGCCCATGTACTACCGCTTCCCGGACACCGACGTGCAGTGGCGCCACGTCCTCCCGGGCGTCGTGTTCGCGGCCGTCGGCTGGGCCCTCCTCCAGTCGCTGTTTCAGGTCTACCTCGCATTCTCCAGCGGCACGGCCGGCGGCGTCTTCGGCGGCGTCCTCGTCGTCGTGACCTGGCTCTACTTCTCCGGACTCGTCTTGCTCACCGGCGCGGTCATCAACGCCGTCCTCGGCGGCCACTCCTCCGGGAAAGCCGGCGGCGTCGGGCAGGGCGCCGCCGGATACGAGACCACCCGCGACGAGGACCTCCCGCCGCAGGTGTTCGGGAGCTACCTGCTCGGCCTCCGCGCCGACGTCACGGACCGCGAGGGCGCCACCCGTCCCCGGATCGGCCACGACGGCGTCGCCCACTACCCCCCGGCCGATGGGGACGTCTACGTCGTCGAACAGACCAGCCAAACAGAGGACGCACAGAAGTGGGCGGTCTCCATGCGCTGGGAGGCGCCACTCGATGATGACGGGGACGGCCTCCCGACCGAAGCGAGCGATCACCGTCGTCGCCCCGACGGCACCGACGACGCCGCGACGGCCACGGACTGA
- a CDS encoding type 1 glutamine amidotransferase domain-containing protein: protein MVSALFVVSQEGYWAEECVAPLTLLSDAGVDVDVATPSGAEPVVDPRSTDPDEVGAETAERVGEVLETDERLQNPMPIATAEADAYDAVVFPGGHGTAWDVNQDHHARDLLRETVEGDDGKAMILCHAVGILAFTRDSDGGFLVEGRDVTGFPNEWEDGIVDEHDNMPDGRKLPYYVEDEVKAAGANWDAELDSDESVTVDGDLITGRGPASSRAAGQSLLEQLGAQPA, encoded by the coding sequence ATGGTTTCAGCACTGTTCGTCGTCAGTCAGGAAGGCTACTGGGCAGAGGAGTGCGTCGCGCCCCTGACGCTGCTCTCGGACGCGGGCGTGGACGTGGACGTCGCGACGCCAAGCGGCGCCGAACCGGTCGTCGACCCGCGGTCGACCGACCCCGACGAAGTCGGCGCGGAGACGGCCGAGCGCGTCGGCGAGGTCCTCGAGACCGACGAGCGACTGCAGAACCCGATGCCGATCGCGACCGCCGAGGCCGACGCGTACGACGCGGTGGTCTTCCCCGGCGGCCACGGGACGGCGTGGGACGTGAATCAGGACCACCACGCCCGCGACCTCCTTCGCGAGACGGTCGAAGGTGACGACGGCAAGGCCATGATCCTCTGTCACGCCGTCGGCATCCTCGCGTTCACCCGCGATTCCGACGGGGGCTTCCTCGTCGAGGGTCGCGACGTGACCGGCTTCCCCAACGAGTGGGAGGACGGCATCGTCGACGAACACGACAACATGCCGGACGGGCGGAAGCTCCCCTACTACGTCGAGGACGAGGTGAAAGCCGCCGGCGCGAACTGGGACGCCGAACTCGATTCCGACGAGTCGGTCACCGTCGACGGCGACCTCATCACCGGCCGCGGGCCCGCGTCCTCGCGCGCGGCCGGCCAGTCGTTGCTCGAACAGCTCGGCGCCCAGCCGGCCTGA
- a CDS encoding type IV pilin N-terminal domain-containing protein, whose amino-acid sequence MQVRKLLNDDDAVSPVIGVILMVAITVILAAVIASFVLGLGGSQQQTPQASFSWDYTQTDDGNDRGYADVSHDGGDTIQTSELIFRGDGFQAAGDVANADSSDIQVESAGETWPNAQASGQSGGSTAVVGGDSVGIGADSDYEFTLVWEPEEGDTSATLSEETGPDA is encoded by the coding sequence ATGCAGGTGCGCAAACTGCTTAACGACGACGACGCGGTGAGTCCGGTCATCGGAGTCATTCTGATGGTCGCAATTACGGTCATCCTGGCCGCAGTGATCGCATCGTTCGTGCTGGGACTCGGTGGAAGCCAACAGCAGACCCCACAGGCATCGTTCTCCTGGGATTACACCCAAACCGACGACGGTAACGACCGGGGATACGCAGATGTATCCCACGATGGCGGTGACACGATCCAGACCTCGGAACTCATTTTCCGTGGTGACGGGTTCCAGGCCGCGGGTGACGTTGCAAATGCCGACAGTTCAGATATTCAAGTGGAAAGTGCCGGTGAAACTTGGCCGAATGCACAGGCAAGCGGCCAGTCTGGTGGCTCCACTGCTGTCGTCGGCGGTGACTCGGTGGGTATCGGTGCAGATAGCGACTACGAATTCACCCTCGTCTGGGAGCCCGAAGAGGGCGACACGTCGGCGACGCTCTCGGAAGAGACCGGCCCCGACGCGTAA
- a CDS encoding type IV pilin N-terminal domain-containing protein, with product MQIRKLLHDDDAVSPVIGVILMVAITVILAAVIASFVLGLGGSQQQTPQASFSWDFEQKNASSSYVQVGHDGGDTIRHDELIFRGTGFNNSIDDSEDHVLSKNSGGHEWPGTATSGMIGSTSAVTGGDFVKVGATSEFEISLIWEPEEGDTSATLAEESGPDA from the coding sequence ATGCAGATTCGCAAACTGCTACACGACGACGACGCGGTCAGCCCGGTCATCGGGGTCATCCTGATGGTCGCGATCACGGTCATCCTGGCCGCCGTCATCGCATCGTTCGTGCTCGGATTGGGCGGGAGCCAGCAACAGACGCCCCAGGCGTCGTTCTCCTGGGACTTCGAGCAGAAGAACGCGAGTTCGAGCTACGTCCAAGTTGGTCACGACGGCGGGGACACCATCCGACATGACGAGTTGATTTTCAGGGGAACCGGTTTCAACAACTCTATCGACGACAGTGAGGATCACGTCCTCAGTAAGAATTCGGGCGGTCACGAGTGGCCCGGCACTGCAACGAGCGGCATGATAGGAAGTACATCGGCAGTCACTGGTGGCGACTTCGTTAAGGTCGGTGCCACAAGCGAATTCGAGATCTCGCTGATCTGGGAACCCGAAGAAGGGGACACGTCCGCAACGCTGGCGGAAGAATCCGGTCCGGACGCCTGA
- a CDS encoding monovalent cation/H+ antiporter subunit E translates to MALIRSSHEANDNSDCCQLPNGCRRPIDGPAARDGRRVIVTGERLLVPVSDSQTLRQTVAYAVRDAVEGEDRYDAIHFVYPATRRVTGAASAEPAQELLERVAVWADEDLGDDDELAVETALIGTDVYLFSPGDYVELFDEYTTEHGIDSVLLDPEFDPGGGTPLLPSLESELRRSGITVEVAPVERGTRRARLVRRTGLGQFVLLAGLSYGFYLLVGGSLSTFDLVTGAISAGIVATVLWRVSLTGPVQPGRLFARVGRMLLFTPYLLKEIVVANLDIAYVVLHPSLPIDPKMVEFDAAVWSELSVTTLANSITLTPGTLSVDVTRQHFTVHTLTEGAREDLLDGGLERAVRFVFYGRSAARAPGPRERGDDGGEES, encoded by the coding sequence ATGGCTTTGATTCGGAGTTCCCATGAGGCGAACGACAACAGTGACTGCTGTCAGCTACCTAACGGCTGTCGGCGGCCGATCGACGGTCCGGCGGCCCGCGACGGCAGGAGGGTCATCGTGACGGGCGAGCGGTTGCTCGTCCCCGTCAGCGATTCCCAGACCCTCCGGCAAACGGTCGCGTACGCCGTTCGCGACGCCGTCGAGGGCGAGGACCGCTACGACGCGATCCACTTCGTCTACCCCGCCACGCGTCGCGTCACCGGCGCGGCGTCGGCGGAACCGGCACAGGAACTACTCGAACGGGTCGCGGTCTGGGCCGACGAGGATCTCGGCGACGACGACGAGCTCGCGGTCGAGACCGCGCTGATCGGGACGGACGTCTACCTGTTCAGCCCCGGCGACTACGTCGAATTGTTCGACGAGTACACGACCGAGCACGGGATCGACTCGGTCCTGCTCGATCCCGAGTTCGACCCCGGCGGGGGCACGCCCTTGCTCCCGTCACTGGAGAGCGAACTCCGGCGATCGGGGATAACAGTGGAAGTGGCACCCGTCGAGCGCGGGACGCGCCGCGCACGGCTCGTCCGCCGCACCGGACTGGGTCAGTTCGTCCTGCTGGCCGGACTCTCCTACGGTTTCTACCTGCTCGTCGGCGGCTCGCTGTCGACGTTCGACCTCGTGACCGGCGCGATCAGTGCCGGCATCGTGGCCACGGTGCTGTGGCGAGTCTCGTTGACTGGCCCTGTCCAGCCCGGCCGGCTGTTCGCCCGCGTCGGTCGGATGCTCCTGTTTACCCCCTACCTCCTCAAGGAGATCGTCGTGGCGAATCTGGACATCGCGTACGTCGTCCTCCACCCCAGCCTCCCGATCGATCCAAAGATGGTGGAGTTCGACGCCGCTGTCTGGTCGGAGCTCTCCGTGACGACGCTGGCCAACAGCATCACGCTCACGCCGGGGACGCTGTCGGTGGACGTGACCCGACAGCACTTCACCGTCCACACGCTCACCGAAGGCGCGCGCGAGGACCTCCTCGACGGCGGCCTCGAACGCGCGGTCCGGTTCGTCTTCTACGGCCGCTCGGCCGCGAGGGCACCCGGTCCTCGCGAGCGCGGCGACGACGGAGGTGAGGAGTCGTGA
- a CDS encoding type IV pilin N-terminal domain-containing protein, which yields MQVRKLLHDDDAVSPVIGVILMVAITVILAAVIASFVLGLGGSQQSTPQASFSWDYTDEGGDDEYGIVEVGHDGGDSIKSSELIFRGSGFVATGTVTGYTPDGDEVTSANSQWPDAYTSGDIGGESAVVGGDEALIATEDNFEISLVWEPEEGDTSATLSEETGPNA from the coding sequence ATGCAGGTTCGCAAACTGCTACACGACGACGACGCGGTGAGTCCGGTCATCGGGGTCATCCTGATGGTCGCAATCACGGTCATCCTGGCAGCGGTGATCGCATCGTTCGTGCTGGGACTCGGTGGAAGCCAGCAATCGACGCCACAAGCGTCCTTCAGTTGGGACTACACCGATGAGGGGGGCGATGACGAATATGGGATCGTCGAGGTCGGTCACGATGGAGGAGACTCTATCAAAAGCAGTGAGCTGATTTTCCGTGGAAGCGGATTCGTTGCAACGGGTACCGTCACTGGGTATACCCCCGACGGTGACGAAGTTACGAGTGCAAATTCGCAGTGGCCGGATGCCTACACCTCCGGCGACATCGGGGGAGAGAGCGCAGTTGTCGGTGGCGACGAAGCCCTAATCGCTACGGAAGACAACTTCGAGATCTCGCTCGTTTGGGAGCCCGAAGAGGGCGACACCTCAGCCACGCTCTCGGAAGAGACCGGCCCGAACGCGTAA
- a CDS encoding GtrA family protein has translation MSDRELPSQLESLLSGVRFGRFVSVGVVGAIADNVVLAALRLGLGVPELWAKAAGIETAILVMFVVNERWTFAEQGADGLVPLGRRLGKSHLVRTGGVTVQLVVYWLLTQRLTYELLVFGTDLWFLAASPIAIAVAMSVNYVFESLFTWQVHAD, from the coding sequence ATGAGCGACCGCGAACTCCCGAGTCAGCTGGAATCGCTGCTCTCGGGCGTGCGGTTCGGCCGGTTCGTCTCCGTCGGGGTCGTCGGTGCGATCGCGGACAACGTGGTGCTGGCGGCCCTGCGACTCGGTCTGGGCGTCCCGGAGCTCTGGGCGAAGGCCGCGGGGATCGAGACGGCGATCCTCGTGATGTTCGTCGTGAACGAGCGCTGGACGTTCGCCGAGCAGGGGGCCGACGGGCTCGTGCCGCTCGGCCGACGACTCGGCAAGTCCCATCTCGTCCGGACGGGCGGCGTGACCGTGCAACTGGTGGTCTACTGGCTCCTGACCCAGCGATTGACGTACGAGTTGCTCGTGTTCGGGACGGATCTGTGGTTCCTGGCGGCGAGTCCGATCGCGATCGCGGTGGCGATGTCGGTCAACTACGTGTTCGAGAGTCTGTTCACGTGGCAGGTTCACGCGGATTGA